Proteins found in one Arthrobacter pascens genomic segment:
- a CDS encoding MGMT family protein → MRTEYVEAVLAVVELVPPGTAVAYGDVAELLGSGGPRQVGNVMSHYGSAVPWWRVLKASGHAPEGHEAEAFGHYKQEGTPLAGHHHEYLRTGEGRWRVDLGAARWAPGEDDFDRIDAIVELLERRLHGLSVADDGMSV, encoded by the coding sequence ATGCGGACTGAGTATGTCGAGGCGGTGCTGGCCGTCGTGGAGCTGGTCCCTCCCGGTACCGCAGTGGCCTATGGAGATGTCGCTGAGCTCCTGGGATCAGGCGGCCCGCGGCAGGTTGGCAACGTGATGAGTCACTACGGCAGTGCCGTGCCTTGGTGGCGCGTCCTCAAGGCCAGCGGCCACGCGCCGGAAGGTCATGAAGCTGAAGCATTCGGCCACTACAAGCAGGAGGGGACGCCGCTTGCGGGCCACCACCACGAATATCTGCGCACGGGCGAGGGCCGCTGGAGGGTGGACCTGGGAGCGGCCCGATGGGCGCCCGGCGAGGACGACTTCGACCGCATAGATGCGATTGTGGAGCTGTTGGAGCGGCGGCTGCACGGATTGTCGGTGGCTGATGATGGAATGTCTGTGTGA